Within bacterium, the genomic segment GTGTAGCGCTTGAGGTCGAGCTTGATGGAGCGCGCCGCCGGACCGGAATCTATCACGATGTCCAGCCGAAAGTCCTCCATAGCCGGGTAGAGGTATTCCTCGACGATGGTGGGCAGGCGGTGGACCTCGTCAATGAAGAGGATGTCGCGGTGGTCGAGGGCGGTGAGGATGCCGGCCAGGTCGCCGGGGCGTTCCATGGCGGGTCCCGAAGTGCTCCGCATCTCCGCGCCGGTCTCGCGGGCGATGATGTGGGCCAGGGTGGTCTTGCCCAACCCCGGAGGACCGGAGAGAAGGACGTGGTCGAGGGCCTCGCCGCGCCGCCGGGCGGCCTCGATGAACACGACGAGCTGCTCGATCACCCCCCGCTGGCCGACGAACTCCGCCAGCTTGTCGGGGCGCAGGTTGCGCTCGACGAAGTCCTCGGGCTGCGGGGTGGGGTCAACGACGCTCGACTCGGGCACGCCGGCTCCTCGTATTACAGGCGGTACAGGGCCTTGAGCCAGCCCCAGGAATGCTCGCCGACCTTCTGGTCGCTCCAGCGGGTGATTATCCAGTCCCCGTCCTGCTTCTGCATGTCGAAATTGGCGTAACCGGTGATGTAGTAAGAATCGTAATCTTCATTGTAATAATAGATGATTCTGTAGTAAATCGGTCCGCTCGTATAGATGCTGGCCCCTTCGATTAGCGGTTCCATGTCCTTAAGAGCGAGATATATGTCAATCCCCGTGGCCTCGTAGAACATGTTGCGCGTGGCTGTCCGTTCCGAAGAGATGGTCCAAATACCGTCGGGGGGTATCCTGTAGTCGCCGGGTTGGGTGTCCCAATCCTCTCTGTCGAATGCGAAGCGGAAATCGTCGTCCAGAACCTGATACACGAAGCTGCTGTCCTGTATGGCGTAGGAATCTTCGAGGTAACGGAGCGTGTTGTAGGGTGTGGAGAGGTCGGGGCCCGGCCCCGGCGGCAGGCTGAAGCAGCCGCCGAGGAGCGTCAGGGTTGCGAGAAAGGGAATCGCTCTTCTCATTCTTCCTCCACACGCAAAACTACCCGCCCCGCCCCGGCTTGTCAAGGGAAAGAAAAGGGGAGCGGCCGGGCGCTCCCCCTTCACCAGGGCAATCCTTTCGCCTCAGAAGGCGACCACGGCGTCCAGCGTCACGGTGTCGTTTTTCACGTCGCCGGGCTCGTCCTCGGCCGTGTACTCGAGCTTGAACGCCAGCCACTCCAGCGGCGCGAAGCCCAACCCTCCGGCGATTCGGGAAAACTCGTCGTTCCCGGTAGCGGTGTCCGGGTCCCAGGAGCCGTAGCGCGCGAAGGCGTAAACAGGCGCGAAAATTTCGTCGAAGCGGAACACCGCCTCGGCGTAATACCCCGAAGAATCCACCGCCTCGTCCACGCCGTCTGCGCCCAGGACGTACTCGCCGGTCAGCTCCAGGCCCCACTGTTCGAGGTGCAGGTGCCCGCCGTAGCGCGCGGACTCCAACTTCTCGTCTTGGGCCCCCTCGTTGGACAGGACCGCCGAGGCGCCGAAGTGCAGCCAGTCCAGGGCGGGTACGACGTCCAGCCGGGCGCCGTAGGCCCAGCGGTCCGGCGCGGCGGGCTCGCCCTCGATCTCCGGCTCCTCGAGGGGGAGGTACAGCATGTACGCGTCAAAATCGAAGAACCCCGTGCGGGCGTAACCCGCGAAGCCCAGCTCGGTCATGCCGTCCTCAAAGCCCGTGCTCGTGGTCAGGGGTGCGCTCACCGTCGGGCGGTCCGGGGTCGCGTAACGCAGGAAGTCCCAGCCGAAGGGGACGTCGAAGTTCCCGAAATACACGCCGGCGGTGGTGAGAAAATCATCCCCCTCTGGCAGGTGGAGGTCCAGGAGGGTGGCGGCCGGCTCCACCTCGACGCGCCCATCCTCCTTCTCCAGGACGACCCCCGCGGCGTATTCGGCCCAGTCGGTGAAGACGCCCGTCAGGTCTACCTCCAGGGCGCCGAGGAGACCGTCCGTGGTCGTCTCGTCGGCGAGGGTCGCGGCGACGCCGGCGTCGAAGAAACCGGATAGGGCGGGGCCGTCGTAATCCGCCGCCGCCGTGATAGCGCAAAGAATCAGTAGAGCGGTGACAAGGCGGTGCAAGGTTCACCTCCGAGTTGAGTTAAAGCGTGTTATTTTTATATTATATCGTGGCACGATTGGGTCTGTCAAAAATGTGCCGCGGTGTTGCGACGATGTAGGGGCGAGTGTCCGCACCCGCCCGTTGAAGATTGAATCCTAAATGCGCTTGCGATGGCGTAGGGGCCGACCTTTAGGTCGGCCCGTTTTTCAAAGAAAGCCCTCACCCGGGCCCGAGCCTCGCGGATTGCGATGATATAGGGGCGGATGTCCAAACCCGCCCGCTCGTTCTGACTGGATGTAGCGCCGCGGCGGCCCGCGGAGGGGCCGCCCTACACTGCTTTGGGAGGAGGTTATGTTTTCAGCGGTTTCTTCTTCGCGGCGGGGAAGAGGACGTTGTTGAGAATCAGCCGGTAGCCCGGCGAATGGGGGTAGAGGGAGAGCTCGGTGGGCGGGTCGCCGACGAAGTGCTGGTAATCCTCGGGGTCGTGGCCGCCGAGGAAGCTGAAGGCCCCCTCACCGCAAACCCCGTAGAGGTACTTCACCTCGTCCAGGCCGTCCACGGTGGCCAGGACCACGCAGGAGTCCTTGACCTCGTCGCGGACGAAGGCGGTGTCCTGCCCCATGAAGTCGGGGATGGTGCGGACGTGGCACTGGGTCAGGAGGGTGGGAATCGGGTCGAACTTGGCGGCGAATTCGAAGAGGGTGAAGGTGGGCCGCACACCGGCGGGCAGGTCGTAGAGCCCCCGCCCCCGGGGCGTGTCTATGGACGAAATCTCGTACAGGTTCGGGTCGGGGTAAACCTCGAAGTCGCTGAAGGCCAGGCAGCGTGAGTAATCTAACTTGGAGTTGTAGCCCGGTGTGACGGGCGTGCCGTCAATGGAGGGGTCCACGATGTCAATCCCCGACGCGGCCAGGGCCACGTCCAGGCTCGCCGGGGCCGAGCACATGGCGAACAGGAACCCACCCGACTCCACGTACCGGCGAATCTTTTCCGCCACGGCCAGCTTGTGCTCGGGCACCGTGGCGTAACCGGCCTCGCGCGCCGCCCGCTCGAACTCCGACCGCATCGTGCGGAACCACTCCGCCTGGCCCTCGGACCGCGAAAATTTTCCGTACTGCCCGGTGAAGTCCTCGTGGTGCAGGTGGAGCCAATCGTAGCGGTCCAGAGCGCCGGAGAGGACCTCGGCGTCCCAGATACGCTCGTAGGGTATTTCGGCGTAGGTGAGCGCCAGCATCACCGCGTCGTCCCAGGGCTCGTAGGTGTAGGGGGCGTAAACCGCCACCTGGGGCGCCTTTTCCAGAAGGACGGAGTCCATGTTCTCCGTCTCGATGGTGGTCCGGATGGCCGCCTCGGCGGCGGCGTCCACCGGCTCCAGCGCCACGCCGCGCACCGCCGCCAGCTCGACCAGGCCCGGGACATCGGGGGTGAGCCAGCTCCCGCCGCGGTAATTCAGGAGCCACTCGCAGTCGTAATCCTCGGAAAGGACCCAGTAGGCCACGCCGTAGGCCTTGAGGTGGTCGGTCTGGGCGGAGTCCATGGGGATGAGGTAGGACCCCCACGCCGGGGCGAGCGTAACAAGGAGGGTGATGAAGAGGTTGCGTTTCATGGGACGGGTAATATACGGGCAGCGCGCGTCGTCGTTCCAGGAGGGGGACGTAAACGACGGGCGGGTGTGGACACCCGCCCCTACGGGGTTTGGTTCTAATTACAAATCTGCCAGGTCGTCGTCGGAATCGCCCTTCTTCAGGCGCTCCAGGTCCTCGGCGGACTTCTGCTCCCGCGAAACTTCGCCGACCTCACCGGCGGCCCCGGACTCCTCCCCCACCATGTCGTCAATCTGCCCCTTCAGTAGCTCCGCCCGGTCGGTCGGGGTGAGCTCGGGCGCGGCCCCCTCGGAAACCTCGGCCTCGGCCAGGAGTTTTTCCGCCTCGGCGAGCTTCCCGCGGCAGCGCCCCTCGTCCTCCTTGAGCTCCGCGAGCTTCGCGTCGGCGGCCTCGACGAGGTGCGGCTTGGCGGCCGTCTCGGCCAGGCGGCGGCGCTCCTCCCACAATTTGATGTCTTCCAGAACCCGCCCAAGGTCCTTCTCGAAGACCTTCTTGACCTTGAGCGCCTCGTAGTATCCTTGCCCATGCCCGGCCATGGCCCGCCCCTTCGTGGGTAAGAATGGCGCGGGGGAGGAGCGGCGCGGCCCCTCCCCCGTTAGGTATGCGAAAATCGGCTACAGGTCCTTCAAGTCGGAGTCGGCGT encodes:
- a CDS encoding asparagine synthetase B, which encodes MKRNLFITLLVTLAPAWGSYLIPMDSAQTDHLKAYGVAYWVLSEDYDCEWLLNYRGGSWLTPDVPGLVELAAVRGVALEPVDAAAEAAIRTTIETENMDSVLLEKAPQVAVYAPYTYEPWDDAVMLALTYAEIPYERIWDAEVLSGALDRYDWLHLHHEDFTGQYGKFSRSEGQAEWFRTMRSEFERAAREAGYATVPEHKLAVAEKIRRYVESGGFLFAMCSAPASLDVALAASGIDIVDPSIDGTPVTPGYNSKLDYSRCLAFSDFEVYPDPNLYEISSIDTPRGRGLYDLPAGVRPTFTLFEFAAKFDPIPTLLTQCHVRTIPDFMGQDTAFVRDEVKDSCVVLATVDGLDEVKYLYGVCGEGAFSFLGGHDPEDYQHFVGDPPTELSLYPHSPGYRLILNNVLFPAAKKKPLKT